A DNA window from Onthophagus taurus isolate NC chromosome 1, IU_Otau_3.0, whole genome shotgun sequence contains the following coding sequences:
- the LOC111418198 gene encoding heparan sulfate 2-O-sulfotransferase pipe isoform X1 produces the protein MKIFAEILTKNRRMNFPKRASELIALMALSTTFFLFLHTRDLNTRLREMEVKLQPEDILTANQIVSGDSAPATATRVKTMMKLLQSTGKFQMTSLEPYQLNNTKKAKRDILFFNRVPKVGSQTFMELLRLLSMRNEFEFHQDRVQRVETIRLAPEDQASLAAMVQSYDEPSVYIKHVCFTNFSEFDIPEPIYVNLVRDPIERVISWYYYVRAPWYYVERKIAFPDIPLPDPKWLKKDFEHCVLSGDRECRYIKGETREGIGDHRRQSMFFCGHHEDCTPFNTDIALQKAKQAVDQHYAVVGVLEDLNMTLKVLEHYIPKFFEGATDVYYNEIKRYNTINRNMYKPPVSEEVKDIVRQNFTKEIEFYEFCKQRLQKQYYALKLPDKR, from the exons aGCCAGTGAATTAATAGCTTTAATGGCTTTATCGACAacattctttttgtttctgCATACGAGAGATTTAAATACAAGATTGCGCGAGATGGAGGTGAAATTGCAACCAGAAGACATTCTTACGGCCAATCAAATAGTTTCAG GTGATAGCGCTCCCGCAACGGCCACAAGAGTAAAAACGATGATGAAGCTTCTGCAAAGCACTGGAAAG TTTCAGATGACTTCTTTGGAACCGTACCAGTTGAATAACACGAAAAAAGCAAAGCGAGACATACTCTTTTTCAACCGAGTTCCAAAAGTTGGGTCTCAAACTTTTATGGAACTTTTACGATTACTCAGCATGAGAAACGAATTTGAATTTCATCAGGATCGCGTTCAAAGAGTTGAAACTATCCGATTAGCCCCCGAAGACCAAGCTTCGTTAGCGGCTATGGTACAAAGTTATGATGAACCGAGTGTTTACATCAAACACGTttgttttacaaatttttcagA ATTTGATATTCCTGAAccaatttatgtaaatttagTTCGTGATCCAATCGAGAGGGTAATATCTTGGTATTATTACGTTAGAGCACCGTGGTATTACGTCGAAAGAAAAATAGCATTCCCAGATATCCCACTTCCTGATCCCAAATggttaaaaaaagattttgagcATTGCGTTTTATCTGGAGATAGAGAATGTAGATACATTAAAGGTGAAACGAGGGAAGGAATCGGAGATCATCGTAGACaatcaatgtttttttgtGGGCACCACGAAGATTGCACCCCTTTTAACACGGACATCGCCCTCCAAAAAGCTAAACAAGCTGTCGATCAGCATTACGCTGTCGTTGGGGTTTTAGAAGACTTAAATATGACTTTAAAAGTTTTGGAACATTATATTCCGAAATTTTTTGAGGGTGCAACTGATGTTTATTAca atgaGATTAAAAGATACAACACAATCAATAGGAACATGTATAAACCTCCGGTGAGTGAAGAAGTGAAAGACATCGTCCGACAAAATTTTACGAAAGAAATCGAATTTTATGAATTCTGCAAACAAAGATTACAAAAGCAGTATTATGCCTTGAAATTACCCGATAAGCGTTGA
- the LOC111418198 gene encoding heparan sulfate 2-O-sulfotransferase pipe isoform X2 produces the protein MCLEQLFRASELIALMALSTTFFLFLHTRDLNTRLREMEVKLQPEDILTANQIVSGDSAPATATRVKTMMKLLQSTGKFQMTSLEPYQLNNTKKAKRDILFFNRVPKVGSQTFMELLRLLSMRNEFEFHQDRVQRVETIRLAPEDQASLAAMVQSYDEPSVYIKHVCFTNFSEFDIPEPIYVNLVRDPIERVISWYYYVRAPWYYVERKIAFPDIPLPDPKWLKKDFEHCVLSGDRECRYIKGETREGIGDHRRQSMFFCGHHEDCTPFNTDIALQKAKQAVDQHYAVVGVLEDLNMTLKVLEHYIPKFFEGATDVYYNEIKRYNTINRNMYKPPVSEEVKDIVRQNFTKEIEFYEFCKQRLQKQYYALKLPDKR, from the exons aGCCAGTGAATTAATAGCTTTAATGGCTTTATCGACAacattctttttgtttctgCATACGAGAGATTTAAATACAAGATTGCGCGAGATGGAGGTGAAATTGCAACCAGAAGACATTCTTACGGCCAATCAAATAGTTTCAG GTGATAGCGCTCCCGCAACGGCCACAAGAGTAAAAACGATGATGAAGCTTCTGCAAAGCACTGGAAAG TTTCAGATGACTTCTTTGGAACCGTACCAGTTGAATAACACGAAAAAAGCAAAGCGAGACATACTCTTTTTCAACCGAGTTCCAAAAGTTGGGTCTCAAACTTTTATGGAACTTTTACGATTACTCAGCATGAGAAACGAATTTGAATTTCATCAGGATCGCGTTCAAAGAGTTGAAACTATCCGATTAGCCCCCGAAGACCAAGCTTCGTTAGCGGCTATGGTACAAAGTTATGATGAACCGAGTGTTTACATCAAACACGTttgttttacaaatttttcagA ATTTGATATTCCTGAAccaatttatgtaaatttagTTCGTGATCCAATCGAGAGGGTAATATCTTGGTATTATTACGTTAGAGCACCGTGGTATTACGTCGAAAGAAAAATAGCATTCCCAGATATCCCACTTCCTGATCCCAAATggttaaaaaaagattttgagcATTGCGTTTTATCTGGAGATAGAGAATGTAGATACATTAAAGGTGAAACGAGGGAAGGAATCGGAGATCATCGTAGACaatcaatgtttttttgtGGGCACCACGAAGATTGCACCCCTTTTAACACGGACATCGCCCTCCAAAAAGCTAAACAAGCTGTCGATCAGCATTACGCTGTCGTTGGGGTTTTAGAAGACTTAAATATGACTTTAAAAGTTTTGGAACATTATATTCCGAAATTTTTTGAGGGTGCAACTGATGTTTATTAca atgaGATTAAAAGATACAACACAATCAATAGGAACATGTATAAACCTCCGGTGAGTGAAGAAGTGAAAGACATCGTCCGACAAAATTTTACGAAAGAAATCGAATTTTATGAATTCTGCAAACAAAGATTACAAAAGCAGTATTATGCCTTGAAATTACCCGATAAGCGTTGA